The Roseiconus lacunae genome has a segment encoding these proteins:
- a CDS encoding SMI1/KNR4 family protein: protein MSSVPWSEQIQQRYRCVLAGDICEWFDQEIWKHADDGCGQRFLHAVPPQELLDDTPQAIWPALMPCDFLPIISNGLGDYLCLRFGSDNRSREFVHWYHGGGDWIPWGDSLTEALFFDSVRQNLPGGQRDHALAAAFEPAVLSDNVHPVDRWVRQRISDREGAEIESDDGRTLADMMLSGGLSEIAVRCQLCIDAIENPLLHELDDANWRMIDPQIRQRYLFDCDLLPDDVVGSISVKATELAAVQDWPAVASHCESIAERRSDLAWVWDLWGYSLERSGNAEHAIECYRKSLLCSIFTDQTVRIRTHAFVNEGQKFSASRLLQLGYKGEGDLEANYLTCLAESSPDVRRKRVRELFERLASTAEPPVAYDAWMKAGWDLGAEPMSAYGKVLDRVAESAAAAGYQALAEMAKTHRACFEGRYGL from the coding sequence ATGTCCTCCGTTCCGTGGTCCGAACAGATCCAGCAGCGGTACCGTTGTGTGCTTGCGGGGGACATCTGCGAATGGTTCGATCAAGAGATTTGGAAGCATGCCGACGACGGCTGCGGCCAACGCTTCCTGCACGCGGTACCGCCACAGGAATTGCTTGACGACACGCCACAAGCGATCTGGCCGGCGCTAATGCCCTGCGACTTTCTCCCAATCATCTCGAACGGCTTAGGCGACTACCTCTGCCTTCGATTTGGGAGCGACAATCGCTCTCGGGAATTCGTGCATTGGTATCACGGCGGCGGCGACTGGATCCCCTGGGGAGACTCGTTAACAGAAGCCTTGTTCTTTGATTCGGTTCGGCAAAACCTTCCCGGCGGACAACGCGACCACGCGCTTGCCGCGGCGTTTGAACCCGCCGTTCTCTCAGACAATGTGCACCCGGTGGACCGCTGGGTAAGACAGCGCATTTCCGATCGTGAAGGGGCCGAGATCGAATCGGACGACGGTAGGACGCTCGCCGATATGATGCTGAGTGGTGGACTTTCGGAGATCGCGGTTCGCTGCCAGCTTTGCATCGATGCGATCGAAAATCCGCTGCTCCATGAACTGGACGACGCAAATTGGAGGATGATCGATCCTCAAATCCGTCAACGCTACCTGTTCGATTGCGATCTGCTTCCCGACGACGTTGTCGGTTCGATCTCTGTCAAAGCGACGGAACTTGCGGCCGTCCAGGACTGGCCTGCGGTCGCTAGCCATTGTGAATCGATTGCCGAGCGACGCAGTGACTTGGCATGGGTCTGGGATCTTTGGGGATACAGCCTTGAACGATCTGGGAATGCCGAACACGCGATCGAGTGCTACCGAAAAAGCTTGCTTTGCTCAATCTTCACCGATCAAACCGTTCGGATCCGGACGCACGCCTTTGTTAACGAAGGCCAAAAGTTCTCCGCATCGCGACTATTGCAGCTGGGATACAAAGGCGAAGGCGACCTGGAAGCAAACTACCTCACGTGCCTTGCCGAATCATCACCCGATGTTAGACGCAAACGCGTTCGCGAGCTATTCGAACGGCTGGCGAGCACAGCGGAGCCTCCAGTGGCTTACGATGCCTGGATGAAAGCCGGATGGGACCTCGGCGCCGAACCAATGTCGGCATACGGCAAAGTGCTCGATCGGGTAGCCGAATCCGCCGCGGCGGCAGGATACCAAGCGCTAGCCGAGATGGCAAAGACGCACCGAGCTTGCTTCGAAGGTCGCTACGGCCTCTAA
- a CDS encoding Gfo/Idh/MocA family oxidoreductase, translating to MQERIEASDTDAPNTSDKSNRRDFLVKGSAVASGIGASALHVPAVHSAEAAAANSELVRIGIVGLGGRGSGALNDNLTINDNVQLVATADVDPAKHEGILPRLKKTYGDKIAVDAGKNFVGLDAYKRILDDPEIDLVLMTTPPGFRPKYVLEAVQAGKHVFAEKPSCVDPAGYRTCLVAHELAKQSGTAIVTGTQYRRQVNYMEAIQKIHEGAIGDIINMTARYCSTGIWYRARKEGMTDTQYQVYNWMHFIWLSGDQIAEQAVHNVDVMNWVMGGPPEQAYAGGGRFTRPDDSEMWDNMSVDFTYPGDRQVSFKCRQIRGTQSEVGNRIYGSNGTATILGSNGGAMIYDKDGNEVWSMKGNIQAAYKQEHKDLVDSIRAGEPIVELKQTADSSMTAVLGRMAAYTGQKVDWKFATEESELDLFPESLSFDNDLPEPSFAVPGQTKLT from the coding sequence ATGCAAGAACGTATTGAAGCTTCTGACACCGACGCGCCAAACACTTCGGACAAGTCCAATCGACGTGACTTTCTGGTGAAAGGTTCGGCGGTTGCTTCCGGAATCGGCGCGAGTGCCCTGCACGTCCCCGCCGTTCACTCCGCAGAAGCTGCTGCAGCGAACAGCGAACTCGTACGAATCGGGATCGTTGGTTTGGGCGGCCGCGGAAGCGGCGCCCTCAATGACAACTTAACGATCAACGACAACGTTCAACTGGTCGCGACGGCTGATGTTGACCCGGCCAAACACGAGGGCATTCTGCCACGACTGAAGAAAACGTACGGGGACAAAATCGCCGTCGACGCCGGCAAGAATTTCGTCGGGCTTGACGCATACAAGCGAATCCTTGACGACCCCGAAATTGATTTGGTGCTGATGACGACCCCTCCGGGTTTCCGCCCCAAATATGTTTTAGAAGCGGTACAAGCGGGCAAGCACGTCTTCGCCGAAAAGCCATCTTGCGTCGATCCCGCCGGCTACAGAACCTGCTTGGTCGCACACGAATTGGCCAAGCAGTCCGGGACCGCGATCGTGACCGGGACGCAGTATCGTCGCCAAGTCAATTACATGGAAGCGATTCAAAAAATTCACGAAGGGGCGATCGGTGACATCATCAACATGACCGCCCGTTACTGCAGCACGGGGATTTGGTACCGCGCCAGAAAGGAAGGCATGACCGACACGCAATACCAAGTCTACAACTGGATGCACTTCATCTGGTTGTCAGGGGACCAAATCGCCGAGCAAGCCGTTCACAACGTTGACGTGATGAACTGGGTCATGGGCGGTCCGCCTGAACAGGCATACGCCGGCGGCGGTCGATTCACCCGCCCCGACGATAGCGAGATGTGGGACAACATGTCGGTCGATTTCACCTACCCAGGTGACCGACAGGTGTCCTTTAAGTGTCGCCAAATTCGCGGAACGCAGTCCGAAGTTGGCAACCGGATCTATGGTTCCAACGGGACCGCGACGATCCTTGGTAGCAACGGCGGTGCGATGATCTACGACAAGGACGGCAACGAAGTGTGGTCGATGAAAGGCAATATCCAGGCTGCCTACAAACAAGAGCACAAAGATCTGGTTGACTCGATCCGTGCCGGCGAACCGATTGTCGAATTGAAGCAAACCGCCGACAGTTCAATGACAGCCGTCCTCGGTCGTATGGCAGCTTACACCGGCCAGAAGGTCGATTGGAAGTTTGCCACCGAGGAATCCGAATTGGATTTGTTCCCCGAGTCGCTAAGCTTTGACAATGATTTGCCCGAGCCAAGCTTTGCCGTGCCGGGGCAAACCAAGCTGACCTAA
- the rsfS gene encoding ribosome silencing factor has protein sequence MTEQQPSPTPDPMASPSRSIRPRGTEESRKLAATAATVAIDNKAQDVTVLDVCGQSAEFDLFVIATGQSRRQLHAISEQIDDALEKGLGEKRYGIEGYDESHWIVLDYGSVVIHLFDEETREFYDLESLWADGTPIPLADLGVTTQP, from the coding sequence ATGACAGAACAACAACCTTCCCCAACACCCGATCCGATGGCGTCGCCATCGCGTTCGATCCGCCCTCGTGGTACTGAAGAAAGCCGCAAGTTGGCCGCAACGGCGGCGACAGTAGCGATCGACAACAAGGCCCAAGACGTCACCGTCCTGGATGTCTGCGGACAGTCTGCCGAATTTGACCTGTTCGTGATCGCGACCGGGCAAAGCCGTCGACAGCTACACGCAATCAGCGAGCAAATTGACGACGCTCTTGAAAAAGGGCTGGGCGAAAAACGCTACGGAATCGAAGGCTACGACGAGAGCCATTGGATCGTATTGGATTACGGCAGTGTCGTGATTCACCTCTTCGACGAGGAAACTCGCGAATTTTATGACCTCGAGTCGCTGTGGGCCGATGGAACCCCAATCCCGTTGGCTGACCTTGGGGTCACAACGCAGCCATAG
- a CDS encoding nickel-dependent lactate racemase family protein, with protein sequence MTIYFETGSSTTSLSSDDLRQALAETFQKLGKPKKALLLPPDHTRLFSRAGEITSLCYEMLGDAVADIMPALGTHSPMKPQQLEHMFPGVPLDLFRPHRWRDDVVTLGTVPAEYVSKVTDGLYNRPWKAQVNKLLRDGGHDLLFSIGQVVPHEVIGMANYNKNIFVGTGGAEGINESHYLSAVYGIEQTLGRANTPLRQILNYAQDQFCGDLPLLYALTVIQQMPDGALHTRGLYIGDDHETFFKAAELAHEVNITHLEKPPQHVVAYLDPSEFKSTWLGNKAIYRTRLAIADGGRLTILGPAVEEFGEDGEIDRLIRRYGYRTKSEIVELVKQHEDLAANPSAAAHLVHGSPENRFEVVYAAGKLSAEEIRSVGYTPGDINALMARYNTAGLTDGWHKDVDGSEFYYIQNPALGLWQATLTS encoded by the coding sequence ATGACCATCTACTTTGAAACCGGAAGTTCAACCACGTCTCTTTCCAGTGACGATCTCCGACAGGCGCTTGCGGAAACATTTCAAAAGCTAGGCAAGCCTAAGAAGGCATTGCTACTGCCGCCTGACCATACACGTCTATTCAGCCGCGCCGGCGAAATCACCTCGTTGTGCTACGAGATGCTCGGTGATGCGGTGGCGGATATCATGCCGGCGCTAGGCACACATAGCCCGATGAAGCCACAGCAACTCGAACACATGTTTCCCGGCGTTCCACTGGACCTGTTTCGCCCTCACCGTTGGCGTGACGACGTGGTCACACTCGGAACGGTCCCCGCAGAATACGTCTCGAAAGTCACGGACGGGCTTTACAATCGACCTTGGAAAGCGCAGGTCAACAAGTTGCTTCGCGACGGCGGTCACGACCTGCTGTTTTCGATCGGTCAAGTCGTCCCGCACGAAGTCATCGGGATGGCAAACTACAACAAGAACATTTTCGTCGGCACCGGCGGCGCCGAAGGAATCAACGAAAGTCACTATCTAAGCGCCGTTTATGGAATCGAGCAGACGTTGGGCCGCGCCAATACTCCGCTACGCCAGATTCTTAACTATGCCCAAGATCAGTTCTGTGGCGATTTGCCACTGCTTTACGCCCTGACCGTGATTCAGCAAATGCCGGATGGTGCGTTACATACGCGTGGCCTGTATATCGGCGATGATCACGAAACGTTTTTCAAGGCCGCCGAGTTGGCCCATGAAGTCAACATCACGCACCTGGAAAAACCACCGCAACACGTCGTCGCCTATCTCGATCCCAGCGAGTTTAAAAGCACATGGTTGGGCAACAAGGCGATTTACCGGACGCGATTGGCGATCGCCGACGGTGGCCGATTGACAATCCTTGGGCCGGCCGTCGAAGAATTTGGCGAAGATGGCGAAATCGATCGCCTGATCCGGCGCTACGGCTATCGCACCAAAAGCGAAATCGTCGAATTGGTCAAGCAACACGAGGATTTAGCGGCCAACCCATCGGCTGCCGCCCACCTCGTTCATGGATCGCCGGAAAATCGTTTTGAGGTCGTTTATGCGGCTGGAAAACTGTCCGCAGAAGAGATTCGGTCGGTCGGCTACACCCCCGGTGACATCAACGCGTTAATGGCTCGCTACAACACCGCAGGTCTAACCGACGGTTGGCACAAAGATGTCGATGGCAGCGAATTCTATTACATTCAGAACCCGGCTTTAGGGCTTTGGCAAGCTACGCTGACTTCGTAA
- a CDS encoding DUF481 domain-containing protein translates to MKLSIRMIAALGAFGIGLVTAIPTHAQSGETPLWQLGISTFGKKTDPSAGPPTPIAPPQIPGVSQANADASTDPTAGVTQAAGPATAPSMEIATTSGTWTHPEGATPNYESHAYESLPLPNTAMDLPIAPPQNVPPGALPPGALPLVDGPGVDSASLPIGSAIANGESAETVPLAEDTTAWYQIPWGWISTGWDNHAEFGLDGSSGNARTLALQTGLEMKRKTDRYTLALDFDYRKATNRGVTTEDNGRYNLDYDRMFDDSRWSAFGKFGAEWDQFKAFDLRLNLNGGMGYYFVRTDDATFVTRLGAGASQEIGAADDDWKPEAVFGTEAEYQLNRYNKLKGKLEYFPAWEDFSDYRLVADAAWEILLDDAENLSLKLAVTDRYDSTPQGAKPNDVYYSMLLLIKF, encoded by the coding sequence ATGAAATTGTCTATTCGTATGATTGCTGCTTTGGGTGCGTTTGGGATTGGCTTGGTAACCGCCATTCCAACGCACGCTCAGTCAGGTGAAACGCCGCTTTGGCAACTGGGAATTTCAACCTTCGGTAAAAAAACCGACCCGTCGGCTGGACCGCCCACACCGATCGCTCCGCCACAAATTCCAGGCGTTTCGCAAGCAAACGCCGACGCCTCGACCGATCCGACCGCCGGCGTAACGCAAGCCGCCGGACCGGCGACGGCTCCGTCAATGGAAATCGCGACGACCAGCGGCACCTGGACGCATCCAGAAGGCGCCACGCCGAATTACGAATCACACGCTTACGAATCGTTACCACTGCCGAACACGGCAATGGACCTGCCGATCGCCCCGCCACAAAATGTGCCTCCGGGAGCACTGCCTCCGGGAGCACTGCCACTTGTCGATGGTCCAGGCGTTGACTCGGCATCACTACCGATCGGCAGCGCGATCGCGAACGGCGAATCTGCCGAAACAGTGCCGCTAGCCGAAGACACGACGGCGTGGTACCAGATCCCATGGGGATGGATTAGCACCGGCTGGGACAACCATGCCGAGTTCGGACTCGATGGCAGCAGCGGAAACGCGAGGACGCTGGCGTTGCAAACCGGATTGGAGATGAAACGGAAGACGGATCGCTACACACTCGCATTGGACTTTGACTACCGCAAAGCGACCAATCGCGGCGTGACGACCGAAGACAACGGGCGCTACAACCTGGACTACGACCGAATGTTCGATGATTCGCGCTGGTCGGCGTTTGGAAAATTCGGCGCCGAATGGGACCAGTTCAAAGCGTTCGATCTTCGCCTGAACCTTAACGGTGGTATGGGCTATTACTTTGTGCGGACCGACGACGCGACCTTCGTTACACGATTGGGTGCTGGTGCGTCCCAGGAGATCGGTGCGGCGGATGATGATTGGAAGCCTGAAGCGGTTTTCGGCACCGAAGCGGAGTACCAACTCAATCGCTACAACAAACTTAAGGGCAAACTCGAGTACTTCCCAGCCTGGGAGGACTTTTCCGACTACCGATTGGTCGCCGATGCCGCCTGGGAGATCTTGCTCGACGACGCTGAGAACTTGTCGCTCAAGCTGGCGGTTACCGATCGCTATGACAGCACTCCGCAAGGTGCGAAACCGAACGACGTTTATTACTCGATGCTGCTATTGATCAAGTTCTAG
- the argS gene encoding arginine--tRNA ligase — MHIPHLLSERFADAITRSPFADQVSDIPRFAGMIRIAGNPKFGDYQANFAMPISKMVGDTNPREVAQQVVDLVKLDDVCDPPEVAGPGFINLKLKDQFITEKLVAMLDDDRCLVPKTDQPKKILIDYSSPNVAKPMHVGHIRTTVIGHCLAQTLSFLGHDVVTDNHLGDWGTQFGMIIYGYKHFGDAETVAADPVPELAKLYRLVHQLMSYHKAVNSIPKLQTQIEDLGVQQADARQEAENAEGKEAKKKRKLADSIAKKIAACRENLKKAETTIGEINADSEMKQLAAEHAEIATAVLEETSKLHAGDAENKRLWEQFLPYCKDEINRVYRRLNVTFDHTLGESFYHDMLRDTVDGLVERGLAKESDGAICVFLDQFEAPMIIQKRDGAFLYATTDLATLKYREAEFSPDEILYVVDARQGEHFDKLFAVAELTKLTSAKLVHVSFGTVLGEDGKPIKTRSGTLIGLESLLDDAVDAAFQVVCDPDRLVSLDPPMDDEEKRRVSETIGIGAIKYADLSHHRTSDYQFKLSKMVALSGNTATYAQYNYARTPSILQRNGVTESEVHKRVAESGFEFTHPAERDLALTMLRFEEALMSVYDDYAPNHLVDYVYGVAESFAKFNVQCHVLRAETPEIQTTRLGLVMLTGRILEKGLGLLGINVVERM; from the coding sequence ATGCACATTCCTCATTTGCTTTCTGAGCGTTTCGCAGACGCTATTACACGCAGCCCCTTCGCCGACCAAGTCAGCGACATCCCAAGATTCGCAGGAATGATCCGAATCGCGGGCAACCCGAAGTTCGGCGATTACCAAGCGAACTTTGCGATGCCGATCAGTAAGATGGTCGGCGACACCAACCCGCGCGAGGTTGCTCAACAAGTTGTCGACCTCGTCAAGCTAGATGACGTTTGCGATCCCCCGGAAGTCGCCGGGCCAGGCTTCATTAATCTTAAGCTTAAAGATCAGTTCATTACTGAAAAACTGGTCGCGATGCTGGACGATGATCGATGCTTAGTCCCCAAAACCGATCAGCCCAAAAAGATCCTGATCGATTACTCGTCGCCCAATGTTGCCAAACCAATGCACGTGGGACACATCCGTACCACGGTCATCGGACATTGCTTGGCGCAAACACTGTCATTCCTCGGCCATGATGTGGTGACCGACAACCACCTCGGTGATTGGGGAACACAGTTTGGCATGATCATCTATGGCTACAAGCATTTCGGTGATGCCGAAACTGTGGCTGCCGACCCGGTACCTGAATTGGCAAAGCTGTACCGATTGGTTCATCAATTGATGTCCTACCACAAAGCAGTCAACTCAATCCCAAAGCTACAAACGCAGATCGAGGATCTAGGCGTCCAGCAAGCCGATGCTCGACAAGAGGCGGAGAACGCCGAAGGCAAAGAAGCGAAAAAGAAACGAAAATTGGCGGACTCGATCGCCAAGAAAATCGCTGCCTGCCGTGAGAACCTCAAAAAAGCGGAAACTACGATCGGTGAAATCAACGCCGACAGCGAGATGAAACAACTCGCCGCCGAGCACGCCGAAATTGCGACGGCAGTGCTCGAAGAAACCTCCAAGCTTCATGCCGGTGACGCGGAGAACAAACGGCTCTGGGAACAGTTTTTGCCATATTGCAAAGACGAAATCAATCGTGTCTATCGCCGACTCAATGTCACCTTTGACCATACCTTGGGTGAATCCTTTTATCACGACATGCTGCGTGATACCGTCGACGGATTAGTAGAACGCGGTTTAGCCAAGGAAAGCGACGGCGCGATCTGTGTTTTTCTTGATCAGTTCGAAGCACCGATGATCATCCAAAAACGCGACGGTGCATTTCTGTATGCGACGACCGATCTCGCCACGCTCAAATACCGCGAAGCGGAATTCTCCCCCGACGAAATCCTATATGTCGTCGATGCCCGCCAGGGAGAACACTTTGACAAGCTATTCGCCGTCGCCGAACTAACGAAACTCACATCCGCAAAACTGGTACACGTCAGTTTTGGCACCGTTCTCGGTGAAGATGGCAAACCAATTAAAACGCGCAGCGGAACCCTCATCGGACTGGAAAGCTTACTCGATGATGCCGTCGACGCGGCATTCCAAGTCGTTTGCGATCCCGACCGGTTGGTCAGCTTGGATCCCCCAATGGACGACGAAGAAAAACGCCGGGTCTCGGAAACGATTGGAATCGGCGCGATCAAGTATGCTGACTTATCGCATCACCGAACCAGCGATTATCAATTCAAGCTTTCGAAAATGGTTGCGCTCTCCGGGAATACAGCAACCTACGCTCAATACAATTACGCGCGAACACCCAGTATCCTGCAGCGTAACGGTGTCACTGAATCGGAGGTTCACAAGCGTGTTGCCGAATCGGGTTTTGAGTTCACACATCCCGCAGAACGTGACCTCGCCCTCACAATGCTACGCTTCGAAGAGGCGTTAATGAGCGTCTATGATGACTACGCGCCCAACCATTTGGTTGACTACGTCTATGGCGTTGCAGAATCGTTTGCCAAGTTCAATGTTCAGTGCCATGTACTGCGTGCTGAGACACCCGAGATTCAAACCACACGACTGGGCCTTGTAATGCTGACCGGTCGAATCCTGGAAAAAGGTTTAGGCCTACTCGGAATCAATGTCGTCGAACGTATGTAA
- the rimI gene encoding ribosomal protein S18-alanine N-acetyltransferase — protein sequence MIRRDMPSVLGIEKACFEFAWNEDDFIRCLRQRNCIGMVAEKDDEIVGFMIYELHKNRLHILNFAVHPDHRRDGVGNSMCSKLFGKLSHERRNRIMLEVRETNLDAQLFFKSLGFRAISVLRDFYDDTVEDAYLMQYRYQPNASEIAQPGNRISRMAG from the coding sequence ATGATTCGCCGCGATATGCCTTCAGTTCTCGGTATTGAAAAAGCATGCTTCGAATTCGCATGGAACGAAGATGACTTTATCCGTTGCCTCCGCCAACGAAATTGCATAGGCATGGTGGCAGAAAAGGATGACGAGATCGTCGGGTTCATGATCTATGAACTGCATAAGAATCGACTGCACATTCTGAATTTCGCGGTTCACCCCGATCACCGACGTGACGGTGTCGGAAACTCCATGTGCAGCAAGTTGTTTGGCAAGCTTTCGCATGAGCGTCGCAACCGCATCATGTTGGAAGTTCGCGAAACCAACCTCGATGCCCAGCTGTTTTTCAAGTCGCTCGGTTTTCGCGCCATCAGTGTGCTCCGTGATTTTTATGACGACACCGTCGAAGACGCCTATCTGATGCAGTATCGCTATCAGCCCAACGCGTCCGAGATTGCTCAGCCAGGTAATCGCATTTCGCGAATGGCCGGTTAA